The Burkholderia sp. PAMC 26561 genome includes the window CCGCTTCTGCCCGCAAGGTATCCCAGAACATATGAGCGTATTCCGGCGCACTTTCGTCGTGCTCGCCACCTGCGTAATACGCCGCCTTGAGCTCCGGCAGCGTATCGCGGATCTGCTCGAGTTTCTGGAAGCCCGCGTGATCGGTGATAAGCGCGGCGGCGCCGCTATCGGCGAGCCGATACTGGATTGCATCCACGCCGAAAAGCGCGAACAACGGCACCGCGATGCAACCCGCTTTGTAGATCGCCAGATGCGCGATAGCCGTCTCCGGCGATTGCGGCAGGAAGATCCCGACGCGATCGCCACGTTTCAACCCGGCGCGCATCAACGCATTGGCGAATTGATTGGACAGTGTCTTGAGTTCGTCGAAGGTGAAACGCGTTTGCTCGCCTTCACGCGTTTCGTAGATGAGCGCAAGACGGCCCGAGCCGTCGGCCCATTTATCGCAGACGTCCACGCCGATGTTGTATTGCGCGGGCACCTGCCACTCGAACGCCGCGTTCAGGGCGTCGTATGAATCGGCTGCGGGAAGCATCGTTTCTTCCTTGATTTTGAGTTTTACTCGTCGGCTTGTTGCAAGCCCGAAGGCGGCTGGTATCGCGAAAAACCGTTGAACGCAAGCGTACGCTCAGACGCCGCCAATGGCCACGAATGGCGCGCGTTGGGCACGCCGCCATCGACGCGAATCACCGACCCGCTGATGAAAGCTGACGCCTCCGACAATAAAAATACCGCCGCCGCAGCCAGTTCGGATTCCGTACCAAATCGCTGCAGTGGCACCTTGTGCTTGAGTTCGCGCAGCAACGCACGATACCGCTCGTCGTAGCTGTCCATTCCCGCCGATGCAATCCATCCCGGCGCCACCGCATTCACGCGAACGCCGGCGTAGCCCCATTCGCACGCAGCAGTTTCGGTGAAATTCCACACGCCCGCACGCGCCGCGCCGGAATGTCCCATGCCGGGCATGCCGCCCCAGATGTCCGCGAGCATGTTGACGATCGCGCCGCCGTGATCGCGCATGTGTTGCGTAAAGCATTCGCGCGACATCAGGAAGGTGCCGTGCAGGTTGTTGCGCACGACGGCGTCCCAGCCGTTCAGCGAAATCTTCTCGAGCGGCGCGGGAAACTGACCGCCCGCGCAATTGAAAAGGCCGTCGAGCTGTTTGAACTCCGCAAGCACGGCCGCGACGACTTGCTTGACGCTGGTTTCGTCGCGGATGTCGCAGGGGTGGCAGCCAACGCGGCCCG containing:
- a CDS encoding SDR family oxidoreductase, which gives rise to MESTHRYRSVFRPGLFANKVVMVTGGGSGLGRCTAHELVSLGASVVLVGRTLAKLEAVRDELAADYPESPGRVGCHPCDIRDETSVKQVVAAVLAEFKQLDGLFNCAGGQFPAPLEKISLNGWDAVVRNNLHGTFLMSRECFTQHMRDHGGAIVNMLADIWGGMPGMGHSGAARAGVWNFTETAACEWGYAGVRVNAVAPGWIASAGMDSYDERYRALLRELKHKVPLQRFGTESELAAAAVFLLSEASAFISGSVIRVDGGVPNARHSWPLAASERTLAFNGFSRYQPPSGLQQADE